The following is a genomic window from Xenopus laevis strain J_2021 chromosome 2L, Xenopus_laevis_v10.1, whole genome shotgun sequence.
CTTAGATAATCAGCAAATGGTTTTATGTGCTGACACACTGCAGAAATATGTATAgtctaaattaaatttttatctgCTGTGTCTGCCCTCACTCATATACATTCTCCGTATATCATCAGATATTGAACAAAAACACCAAGGAAGCAAGGTCAGTAGCTTTCTAGTTATTCTAACTGTGTTTCTTTGCCCTCCTGCAAATGAAGACCTCTGTGTACATAGTAGGATAAAGGGCTAAATTTATAAACGGTTGATTTGGGATCCCTGGCATTTTCCTGACATTTTCTGAGCAGTTCcaactttattacatttactaaccttttcctgacattctagattttttttaaccatgatgcttatttattaaagcatttcttcctttttttgttttgtttccggCAGAAAATGTCCTACAGGCCTGAGCAGTGGAATGCCATTATTTCTTGTGAGATAAAATCTTCAAGCTTGCTCAGTAACTTAGGGGCATATTCACAAAAGGTCGAAAAAGTGAGTGTTGTTTATAGTATGCCTTAAAAATTAAATCACTTCtgatatttttagaattaatgatcgattcactaaaagttcacttttctttttttttttttcattcattttcagtgaatctatagcacctaagacattcagGATGCCACTGACCGAGCAGAAGTCTccttttacagtattctagtcattcctttttCTGGGAAACTtcatataattccatgacacaaaACGTAGTGCATTCTGGACCTGCTCAAGGCACCATGAAAATGTGTTGgtggctgtaggtaaggctccagctCCTCATAAAGTCATTCTCATGTTATTGTGAAAACAAGCCAGAAAACATTGGCAAAGGattgatttttttccagcactTGCTTACAGACACAGGGAGGTTCAACGTGCTATTAGCATTCCTTTTGCCTACAGAAAAACTAATTATATTGTTGAAGGAGGAGGTTGTTAGACAGTGTGATTAGACAAATTAGACGTAACCTATAATAAAACTGCTTGCTGCAATGGCAAATTAAGTcttgctttgtgtgtgtgtattaaagaGTTTTTTGGCCGTATTAATGCAGGAGGCCGCAGACCTatgttgacttctaatatcctcatattttttcaGCAGGTGGtacttaatttatttaaatactcaagtttaagtgagtcacgtgacaggaATAACATCACTAAGAAcagattataaggatatactttacagaatattcatggctgttgtcgattttattatatagtgaataaagtaccccctcatgtaaaatataagttaccgaggagttccatgaccatataaaagcacaaggccaaagaccaaatgcttttatacatgtcatggaactccgtggtgaattctaatatcctcctatttttcAACATggaaaatttatttattataatacacaagtttcagatagtcatgtgaccgaaatgaccTCACTAAGCTCCTATTataacaatgacatcactaagcacatttTATAAGGATAGTCTTAgctcttgtgtatttatatactatactgtatatttgtgtttttattagccATTTCATATAAGGACAAACTTTGAAATTGTGAAGCGGGTGTAATTCCAATTGCCCTGGTAGATGCCAATCCTTTATATATTCAAAAGTCTTTTTCCTTTATTATCACTGTAAGATGCCAGTATGGGACATTTTATAATGCAATGCacaatgttaattatttttttgtcacaaagcattttttttgggggggggataatAGTCTATTCTGGATCTAATAATCATCATAGTTGACTCCAGCTCCATGCCTGTAAGTATATGGGTTGCGTGGCCCAATAGCAGCATCTTCATCATAGTGATGCTGGTGGAAGCCTCCATAGTATTCACTGCCTCCACGTCCCTGATTCTTCCAGTAAGACATATCATCTTCATATTTCTGTAAAGTGAAAATAACATGCTTTTTAGACTTGTGTTACCAGACCATACAAGAAACCGCTGACACTCCTAGAAAAGTAAATTTAAATGCACTTAGGCGTTTCTGTTTTGATGTAAGTAGTGGTGTTGTACTTTGTTAGCCATAGTTTAAAGGGGTTCATCTTAGAaactcttttttcagttcagttgtttttagattgttcaccagaaacaggcatttttctattactttacattttttattttttacctctttcccaaaatctaagtttaaagtttaatgtccttGTCTCTGGgctttcagtctggcagctcagggaTCCAGCTGCAGAttgtgaactgttacaatttcctACATTAAttgctactagggttgccacctggccggtattgtaccgtcctggccggtaaaaatgatggttgatctcaatgttattaatagggaaaaaagataaatatataggaaggctggtatttttttccagaaaaggtggcaaccctaggtgatacatttctcagcagtatctctggagtattcacaactattgtatcaattccaacagttgcctttaatgaaactcagggattttgctcagcaggggcaaagataacGAATGtatagaaagacataagaaggcagtgtaaatgacactttacacttataTATTCAAAAagcagtcacacatagaaagtaattggaaaaaatctatttctgaactatctgaaaacaactgaactgaaaaagttttggaaggtaaacaaccctgttaaaagaaaaaaaaaattgtggtatcATGTTTATTGTCTAACTGATTTGTGTAAGAATGCAAGCTTTTGAGAAGAAATTAAATCTCTTCATGCCACGTTTTAATCACAAGTGGTTCTTTTTAGGCTGTGGGCTCAGGGTCTAAAGGCTCCGATGCTCTCAGACTGAATATTTTGacagctgagagaagcagatccactccATGGCACatcttcattgatttgaatagctTCTGCTTGCGCATGCTCACACATATTATAGTAGagtaacagtctgccagaaaccATATGCCTTTGCCCAACCTCTGCTGCGTGTGAGCATGTGCAAGCAGAAACAATTCAACTCAATCGCATCTCTCATCCTACAAAAATACACGGGCTGGGAGCAGCAGctgagccttcagcctgtgtgcccacacCCTTACTGAAAAGCTTGAATTATTGCATATTTCAGACAATAAACAAAATCACATCTTGTTTTGATGTAATCCATGCAGCCTGCAACTTGCATTTATTTGAAGAGTGCCATTTTTCAATTGATCTGGTAAATTTCTTTATACTGTAGTATCAGAATAtgtaaacaacaacaacaatttaTACTATACATGTGATTGATCTGGCTTTAATGAGTTTGCTGTAGGCTCAGTTATGGCATTGAAAGCCAACTTTAAAGCTTAGTTGGGTAATTTCCGTTAAACACTATCTCtaaatttgtttattttggtTGATGACTCGCCTCTCCAGACCTAGATTATTGCCCTAAATTACCAAATACCGATATTTGGCCAGTTTGTAAAAATCTGCATAGCCCCTCTTATGGTTTGATCATTGTCCTAATTGCCAGATCTGTGACCTCACTAAATGATCAGATCTTTATAAATGCTTCAATATGCCATTATGTATATGTTCCATTATGTCAATCATACATTCGGAATGGGGTGAGTGATTGGATGTGTCTTACAGGCTAGTCTGGTGGCTGGCCAAGTGAACATTCATGAGGACAATGTTCAGAAGGGCCTTACAGTTTCTCTGTTCACTACACTACACTAGAGACGGTCAAGGAAATAACATGGACATTGTGCCAGATTTACAGTGAACATGTAACCTTTCATTTGCTTTGCCGTTACTGAGCACAAGAAATGCAATTATGTTGATACATAATTGTCTAATACTAACAATTTGTTTGGCAATGAATATATTTGGTAGCTTTGGACTCGAGCTGGCGATCCTCTTTAATGAAAACCGCACTGGCCCAGTGTAAACTGACCAAAGATTGTGGTCTCATAGAAGGTGCTGAGGGCCAGTGCATTGTTCAGCAAAGAGGAGCATCAGCCTGAGGTCTAAGTGATTATTAGAGACACACCAAATCCTGGTATTTAAATCTTTACCCATTTGCCCCAGCCAACTCCaaaaaaacaaccccaaaacTTACTGCTTCATCAAAACCCATGTAGAGAAATTGTTGGTACCACTGCTGCACTTCAGGTCGAGTCCTATCCCAAAGTTGACGTTTTGGCCTCTTTAGAGAATTCAAGAACTCATTAGCTTTGCTTTCTTTCACTGAAACAATGGGTTTAGATGGCTCCACAGCTGCAACAAACCCAAGGGAAAGAAATATCATCAATTGCTTCAAGTtcaaaacaattcttttttttttttattaattccctGGACTATGGAATGCATTATCATCTAAATAAGTGGTGATTCCTCCGAGGAAagacaaatgtttatttacaatCAGCACTCTATAAGGTTGGTAGCTCTTTATCGTGTCAATTTTATCAGAAACTTTGTTTTCCTACATATAGTGGAATAGTGTTATAATGTAGTGGATTGTGGGCTTTCCCAACATATCTAAAGAGGCCACTAAGTGGTCTAATcatcatttaaaaacaacaaagtCAGACAGCACTCACCCAATTTAACAAAAGTGAGGTGCAGTACTTACCGGATTCCTCAATAGAGTCACCAAGGGTAAGGAATGTTCCAAAGGTGAAGACActcagaaattgaaaaaataaatttattccatgaaataatccaaaacatccaAAAGCTCCACAAACATAGGCCCTACGCATTTCGACCGTCTTCATCGGgcaaaatcatacaaatcgaaaGGATTAGGGCCTATGTTTATGAGTGTGCAGTCTTCACCTTTGGAATGTCTAATCCTCATTTAGCTGTGATCCAGATGTTATGTTTAGTGACTTTTTTATAAAAGGCAGTCTTTATTGTGTGATGTAAGTCTGCAGTAATTAATAGTATGTGACACCACTTGAACTGCGAGCCTACAGGAAAACAGCCATTAAATAATAACATGCTTATCGGTTTTAATACTGGTGGCAGTACAACTGGATATTGAAAATATATCTCACTTCTTTTCCTAATCCATAACCAATCGCAATTATTCCATTGAACTTGTTTATGCACGTTATCCAAAACtcattgggcaaattcactaaaatgcaaatttttgccagtgacCACTTCGCCACACTCcagccaggtgcaaattcgttaccactacgctaattcactaaaatgcgaagtagCATCTCAGCAGCGAAACACTGGTGatttttttgctagcgttacatTGGCTGTGCAAGCATATCATAACAAATTTTCGATATTGTTTATTTCTGCCTATAGAAACTTCGGTAGCACTCTTACTCTTAGGTTAATTTAATAGGGCAGGTActtaaaagtcgtatggacgtctttattagtaatgttggtgcaaatgcttgaagtggccactttttcaaacacatgtccaatgagctataatgccctagacatgagcccacccttaaataAATGTGGcttgcccctcaaattagttttatgttcacacataaatctttaatagttcagacTTTTGAAGTCAATCCcgctataaaaaaaagtaaaagtcgccagcgttttagttcgcctggtctgaggtggtgaagtaaactctggcgaaagaggtaatgttcattaaaatttgcatcttcgtgaatttgcagagtaacgaccctTTGCCAGAGGTAAGGTGCGAACGAACACTAGTGGCGTTTTtgtttgctagcaaattgtcctctacgcctgaacgctagcgacggccacttcgctctttagtgaatctgccccattgagttGTGAAGGTATGAACCACTCACATAGACCAAAGCTGGTATTATAAAGAGTGTGACATTTAGTATAATttattgtatattaaaataaGTTAGCTCACCACAAATGAGGGTGGTAAAATAAATGGGTCAGTATAAGTCCATCATTTCTACTGTTGCAATGCGTGGGTTCAGGCAGGATAGAAAAGAAAGGGCGCTGCCATGTCATGCAGTGTAACACATAACAGTAAAGAAGGCTCTATTAAACAAACCTTCTCTCTTCTGCAGCATCTTCCTAAGTTTGTTTCCATTTGTactgtctgtaaaaaaaacaaaaaaaaatagatggatcaaaggttttatttttttaatgtaccgtatatactcgagtataagccgagtttttcagccccgcaaaatatgctgaaaaactctacctcggcttatactcgggtcaatcgcaaaaacagtcgccggcgcctaagaatattcgccggagCCTAAGATTATTCGCCGGCGCgttagaatattcgccggcgccttagaatagtagccggcgcctaagaatattcgccggcgcctaagaatattcgccggcgcctaagaatagtcatccaaaaacaagattgaaacttaccagaagctgctgcatttctcaccctcggcttatactcgagtcaataagctttcccagtttttggaggtaaaattaggtacctcggcttatactcgggacggcttatactcgagtatatacggtataaacCTATAACTGACTTTTGTATGCTTATATAGTACAGTGATCAATGCTGTAATATAATCAAGATACATGCAAAACTACAATTACATTGTTTTGAATGCTTTTGCAACAATTGCAATGTTTCTTGCAGATTTGTCCATGTTGGCCTATTTGTTATGCCCTAAATCTGTATGTGCGCTTGTCTCCATTCAATAGATCAGGCCGTTTTACCTTCTGTTTATGTAGCCTCAGAGGAGACTTCTGAGTTTCAAGATCAAGCTTACACAGGGTCATGGTCATCTGCAATAATTGCACTCAATAATGCAGAATGTCTGGACACTTTTTAGTTATTTACAAGAAACTAGAGAAGTATGTTTTACATGCAAACAGATCATAAAAAGTTCAGTGAGACAAGATGGGGCGGCAACCATTATGCATGGTTGGGTAGAGTGGCTTGAGCCATCATGTAGAGCTGCAAAATCATAAAGCAATGCATGTAGATATGTTCTACAGACAGACCTGTGTGTATATTCATATGGCatgaactacattttttttttttttcaaaatatattaaaatagacgcattaaaaaagtatataaaggataagtaaaccgttCCTGTAACGGTACATTCAAAGAGatatacctttaaaggaaaacagagaagtgttctatTGTTGCTTTACTTGGCATCTAAGGCTTcggatctctttcctgagcagagcaacatcagaactcttctctttttttccttctgatgGTATATCTCTGACTAGCAGGTGACACTGTTAGCTTAACCTTTTAAATGGATTTCTTTTTGgacaggaactgaccagcaggtagcACTGTTATTACAAAATTCATTCTGTTGACAATTAATAAACACAGCTGtgcaacgtaaaaaaaaaaaatgtacattgctaaaaaaaagcactgtgaacaattttacattgtttttataaaggtttatttatcctttaaatacttttattttaattttgatgcATTTAGCCTTTTAGAATCAATCAACTGGTTAACCATTTTAACCCACTGCAGAATTTCCATTTAAAACCACTTAATGCAGTGGGTAATTAGGAACCTAGTGGATCACTCCATGATTGCCTATTGAATGTGGCCCAATAACAGTGGACCAGCCTGTTGGGAAAGCGGAAATACATAAAGAAATTATTAAAACCaattcagtctttgataaatctgcttctatttttttcatgagtATACCACATTTGTTTTTGCTTACGATTGCATAGTAAGCCAAGGGATTGGAAAGCTTGCTACTTACCGGGACATAGCAATATTACAAGAAGGAAAAGCAGAACCACCATAGTGAGGCCACAGCGTCTGAGAGAGAATAAAGGCACATGGTTGCCTTTTTCACCGCGTAGAACCATTTTCATCTCCCTTCTTCCCCGTGAATATCTGCAGCATACGATTCATACAGAGAGAAAACTTGTTTATATTCTTATAGGCAAAAAACTGTGATGTAGCTGGGAGTAATGGGTGTCCCTGTACTCAATGACCTTTTCAAGTTTATGTCAAAATAAATTCTAAGAGCAGCCTTTATATCCAACATGGCTGGTAAATATGGCACCCTGGAGGAAGCACATAACTGACACTGGTTTGTTTCTCTTGGAATCTTCTGTGATGGTTCATTTATGTGCCAGTCTTAACACTGCCAAGTGATGTGGGTACTGATCATCAGCATGGACGTTTCTGCGTTTGCTAGAATGTTGTGTTCTTCCAACATGTATTATGTCAGATGTTCTTTGTATGTAcgtgtatttttttgccttcactaATTTCATTTGTCTATATGAAACAGAATGAGCTGTGGTAATTTGATAAAAGTGCCCATTTATCTGCAGGTGGGTTGCAAGATTGTAATCACAAACTGGTATGTGTGACTTTATTATTTGTAAAGAATCTGTGTGAAGTACATTTGGAGCTGATATGATAATATGGGTTAACATCGTGTAGCATGTTTCAAAATTTGCGCCATGTTAAAATGATATCCTCTGACTTTTGCCTAAATAAcagtttatcaaagagtgacgttagagatcaccacagtcctctagcgtgaaattcctccactctgcattcatttctatcagattttgaaaggcgtatttatcaaaggataaactttcacccattgataaatacgcttttaaaaatcccatagaaatgaatggagagtggcggaatttcacactacaggactgtggtgatctctaacttcactctttgataaatataccctgtaGTGTGTGCTTATGTGAAACGCTTAAAAGGCTGTGTGTTTCTAAATCTACATTGCCTGGCGTGTTAAATCCTCCCAGCCGTTTAATCAGATACATGGGTAACCCTGTGCCAACTCAGCTAAAGCAGATGTTTTATTTACCTATGCTGTTTTATCAGTCTACTGACATTACGTCCAGGTCCCAGAGGAGAAGTACGGCATCCAACACTAACATTATCCAAATATATGAAGCGCACAACTTCAGTAGGTTGAAATTTTagtaaaattggatttttagaCCATTTTACTgttgcatttctttatttttatgcattttttaccAGCCATAAAGAAGGCACCAATAGAACAAACCTGTAGCcaaccccccatatgtaataaaaggcacaaagtttgtccAGAAGCAGTaactcatcatcatttatttatatagcgctgtcaagatacgcagtgctttactcatagtaaccaataggcaggtagcatttactagtcacatgtttaaaagcaaacatcttattggtttctgTAGGTTACTGTTCATgcaacttagtgccttttattacatttgggggttagTCCTAACAAATAACAGACTGTTGGTTTGGCTAAACCCAAAGACACCCAGCCACATGCTTTTTATGCACACACTGCGGCGGTcctttatcaatactgggcaaatttaccatGAGCTCTATCCAAACATCCAGGACggtccactctggtcacgtgggtGAAGCAAACACTAAATTAAAGGCCCATACATTGGATTCTATTTTGGATAGAAGTGCTGAgtgaaaagctgtataaaatcttcatttattaaatCTTCATTAAAAACACCAATTCATTAATGGATGAAcagagcaggggagtgcatggccaATTTGCCTATtgatgataaatgagccccactaacattttcaaaatataattttataattttgttcCAAACTGTCTGTTTTTCCTTCTGCATATCATTTTCAGGCACAGGTTTTATTTTGATGATCGTGTTCTTAGAGTTCTTATAGTGAAAATACAAATGTACCGATTccacagttaatttaaaggttctGCCATAGCCCAGCCTTTTTGCAGGATTAAGATCTGGCTGAAATATAAGTGCCCTAGACCACTGGACAACTGaagataattttgttttttttatgctggaTTTTACTTTATACACGTTTATAACATGCAACTGTAGGGTTTTGTTTAGGATTCAGCTGAGTCTTTTGTGGTGGATTTAGTATTCAGCCAAAGTTATTGAGTCAATGTATCACTAAATAAAACACAACAATAATAGTAAACTGCTGCCTTTTATCTGGCGCTGTATTCCGTGGCTCACAGTTGTGCCAGTAAAAAGCCATCAGCACACACACCTATAGCAATTAGAATTCCCATAGCAGCATATCATTGTTTTATCCCAGTAGAAAATGTGCTTCTCTAGATTCAGATGGTGATTGCTTTTCCACAACAGTACAATTTCTGCATACTTATCTAACCGAGGGAAGGACAGCAGAGAATGATGTTCACTCTATTAGAAATGCAACAAACTCAATTTTCCACAATGCACTAACCTGCTCCTcccagttaaaataataatatggtcGAAAAACTAGATGACACTATATTGATATATGTATAGTCCTATGCAATTAATGGGAATTTTGTTATAAAATGACATATGATGATAATACAAGCCATCTTTACAGTGAAATTGTATTGACAGACAATACGGTAGACAGAAGTCTGAGATTAATTCATTGATAAGTATATGGAAAAGTATTTACTCCGCTATACTCCTTCTGTCATACTGCTGATCAacagaatgatatatatatatatatatatatataattcaatcaagaaaaaccagcaccaggggacTTCAAGTATGCAAAACTTCATACTTGAAgtcccctggtgctggtttttcttgattgaaTTATACACTAATTttttccgtgcacaggggcagccacaAAATGGCTTACCTGACATGAGGTGCTGTCTGCTtcgaaattatatatatatatatatatatatacatatacatatatataatttgtctcCTTAAATGAATCTCCTTCAAATACAGTGTAAATATCGTTTTACAGTACCTTAGAAATAAGTACTTGCTTATCCAGCGCTTGTCCGTACAAATGTTTCTTGTGCTCCTCTACCAGACAAGGTGACCCTTATATAAGCAGTGCTTCAGAATGTAGTATGGGGCAGACCAGAATCCATGCAGTTGTGAGAAGGTGAAGTCATAGGAAAggcactctaaaaaaaaaaaatgcttttaaatgaaTAGCAGACTCAGAAATCTTTGGCTGGGGATCCTTAGGCAAAGGCATCAGGTTTCTGCTCAATCGTTAAGTAGCACATCCCTGCAGTTTTAATGATTGCAAACAGATGTGGAATAgagagtaaaaaaaatggcaaattcaaAGTCACAGAACTCTGAAGGGTTCTAACCATTGCTAAAGGTTTGATCAGACACTAATGATAACAACAAAACTGTGGTGTTGCTGCTTTGTGAAAGAGAACTTGAAATCTATGAAACAAACAATCCTATGGTTATCTGTCATTGTTAATATACAGGCAGAGAAACCGTTGAAAAGGAACCTCATGTTTTCAAATACTTTATATTGCTAACACTTTGTAAGATTTAGCAGACTTTTACAGAATCACCAACCCACAACTGGAAACAGAGACTTCATTGGCAACCTTTTCTGTTGCAGCCCATACAGTATGTCAGTAGCTGCCAACTTTTCCTTGAGGTTCTTGAATGTGGCCAGGTCTTAATGCATAGATACAGATGATAGTAAATCTGGGCTGAGTAGCCAGGCAAAATACACGCCAGTACTGGAAGTCGTACCTGAAAAAGACTGCAGAACAACAGGGCAAGCCATTGTAACAGGGAAGGCTAataacaggtacaggtatggcacatgttatccagaatgctcaggaccaggggttttccggttaagggatctttctgtaatgtggctCTCCATTCACTGTGtacttaatatttatataaaaattaaataaaaccaatagggtTGTTTGCAAcgaataaagattatttatatcatagttgggatcaagtacaaggaactgatttattattacagagaaaaggtgaattatttgattaaaatggatgctCTACCTGTACAGACTGAGTGAAGAAACCATTAAGGTAATGGGGTATGTCACTGGCAGACTATTATCACACAGGGATCCcaagagacagacacaggcaTCAAGATCTCTGAATGGCCTGTTGCCAATTTAAAATCTGAGCTCATTTAACaacactggttgctatgggcttgCCAGATGCAAATTTTCCCAGTCAGTGATTAGTTCTtttctgtgagtttcttcaggtATCTGTGTGTTACCTGCAtggaaaataaagttttacaGCTTTTTGTTCAAACTGTCGTTTTTAGTTATTCCATTAGATCATTCCACTAAAAGCAGGTGCATGTACAGACAGAACTGGCGTGAATGGTACTTTAATGGCCCACACGGTGCAACATGTTCTTAGGAATGCCATTCACTACCATGGAAAAAGAACCTGATGTTGCAGTTTGTTCAACCAACTTTTAAAGCTGTAGCATGATAAACTGGGCATATGCATCAGCCCATTTGTCCCTGGCTTAAACCCAGCTACTACATATCAAATCATGTCAAAGTATACTGGTTTCCTTAAAATGGACAAGCTTG
Proteins encoded in this region:
- the ecrg4.L gene encoding augurin precursor yields the protein MVVLLFLLVILLCPDSTNGNKLRKMLQKREAVEPSKPIVSVKESKANEFLNSLKRPKRQLWDRTRPEVQQWYQQFLYMGFDEAKYEDDMSYWKNQGRGGSEYYGGFHQHHYDEDAAIGPRNPYTYRHGAGVNYDDY